TCGCCAGATTAAGTCGCCTTATGCCATTCCGGTATCAAGGAATTACTCGCTCTATATCATAATGGCATGCGTGGTAGTATTTTTTCTGCAGCAGTTGATTCCTGCATTTACCGGCCTGTTCCTGTTAATACCCCAGCTGGCTGCCATTCGTCCCTGGACTGTATTTACCTATATGTTCCTGCATGGAAGTGGGGGTCACCTGTTCTTCAACATGCTCGTACTGTTCTTTTTTGGTCCCATCCTTGAGCGGAAGATAGGGAGTTACCAGTTCCTGGTAGTATATTTCGGTGCCGGACTCTTATCAGCACTGGGACATATGATATTTTCAGGTTCACCCGTCCTGGGTGCCAGCGGGGCCATATACGGAATATTTGCATGTCTTGCACTGCTGGAGCCTGAAATTCGTGTATATGTCTATTTCATCCCGATGAAAATAGCCCAGGCACTGGTACTGTTTGCCGCCATTGATATACTGATGATGGGTTCCAATGACATGATAGCCCATGCGGCACACCTGTCAG
This sequence is a window from ANME-2 cluster archaeon. Protein-coding genes within it:
- a CDS encoding rhomboid family intramembrane serine protease — encoded protein: MAELCSVCGKKEMLPYKCKFCGWTYCSQHRLPENHECAGLEILKTQTRNSGGIVYHPEPEPVRKRSMGIPGLGRQIKSPYAIPVSRNYSLYIIMACVVVFFLQQLIPAFTGLFLLIPQLAAIRPWTVFTYMFLHGSGGHLFFNMLVLFFFGPILERKIGSYQFLVVYFGAGLLSALGHMIFSGSPVLGASGAIYGIFACLALLEPEIRVYVYFIPMKIAQALVLFAAIDILMMGSNDMIAHAAHLSGLVFGLYMGLKLKKGVSRSAW